The following coding sequences are from one Neurospora crassa OR74A linkage group I, whole genome shotgun sequence window:
- a CDS encoding DNL zinc finger domain-containing protein encodes MASKRAAASTLSCITRLGSAPAQSLKTTTTTSRFLNYFVHSYSSQCQRPVPLSPQQQTQQRGDINYTPIRQKHTIPRPRSQPSSSPEPQSPPSDQQQPAQPKRDTSQVPQYELTFTCIPCDHRSKHKVSKQGYHHGSVLISCPNCRNRHVISDHLKLFGDRKVTVEDLLKEKGMMVKRGTLGEDGDVEFWEDGTSTMREPEPEPAPERPKKEVDNSPPGSTFKNVRPGEGKKDGDESN; translated from the coding sequence ATGGCCTCCAAACGAGCAGCGGCATCAACACTGTCCTGCATTACCCGACTCGGCTCGGCGCCGGCGCAATCGTTGaaaaccacaaccacaacgtCGCGCTTCCTCAACTACTTCGTTCACTCCTACAGCTCTCAGTGCCAGCGGCCAGTACCACTGTCACCGCAACAGCAAACACAACAACGAGGAGATATCAACTACACACCAATCCGACAAAAACACACCATCCCTCGTCCTCGAAGCCAGCCCTCATCCTCCCCCGAACCTCAATCCCCTCCCTccgaccaacaacaacccgcACAACCCAAGCGTGACACGTCCCAAGTCCCCCAGTACGAGCTCACTTTCACCTGCATCCCCTGCGATCACCGATCCAAGCACAAGGTCTCCAAACAGGGTTACCACCACGGGTCCGTGTTGATCTCGTGCCCGAACTGCCGTAACCGACACGTCATCAGCGACCACCTCAAGCTCTTCGGAGATCGGAAAGTGACGGTCGAGGATTtgttgaaagaaaaagggatgATGGTCAAGAGGGGGACTCTGGGCGAGGATGGGGATGTGGAGTTTTGGGAGGATGGGACAAGTACCATGagggagccggagccggagccggcgccggagaggccgaagaaggaggtggatAATAGTCCGCCGGGGTCAACTTTCAAGAATGTGAGGCCtggagaggggaagaaggatggGGATGAGAGCAATTGA
- a CDS encoding Cullin-3, translated as MASRTNKIRPIRKPITNRDQSEFEPCWALLRDAMTDIHLQNAGRLSFEQLYRASYKIVLRKKGALLYERVRDFEQEWFRDHIMPNIAALITKNLINISLLQHPGSSSHERREMGEKFLRGIRDSWTDHNRSMNMIADVLMYLDRVYTLETKQPSLFAVTIGLFRNNVLRSHIGAAAEDIEQDFVVFDILCAVILDLINMERDGDIINRNLVRKITAMLESLYETDDEIENHRLYLTLFEPRYLEASTEFYRKECEKLVQEANCSTWLRHAQRRLNEERERCGTTLSIMTTDKIASVVEKELIEAKLDVFLAMEGSGLKPMIDNDRLDDLSILYQLISRVDSTKSALKVILQRRVRELGLEIEKALKNTDFSVAGAAAGDGEDAGEAAEKAKPQTLNPAQQQTAAAIKWVDDVLQLKDKFDRILSDCFCDDLLLQSAITRSFSDFINSFNRSSEYVSLFIDDNLKRGIKTKTEAEVDAVLDKAIVLLRYLTDRDMFERYYQKHLAKRLLHGKSEIHTEKEMVSRMKSEMGNHFTSKFEGMFKDMELSKDLTDNYRDHIASLGDADYKMVDLNINVLTTNNWPPEVMGGGTSKGEGAKLDCFYPPEIKRLQESFYKYYLKDRSGRVLTWVSSAGNADIKCVFPKVPGKETGPLSKERRYELNVSTYGMIVLMLFNDLVDGESLSFDEIQAKTNIPAPELMRTLASLSSVPKCRVLLKEPATKNVKNTDKFSYNAQFVSKAIRIKAPVISSISKVEGDEERKETERKNDQTRAHVIDAAVVRIMKQRKLLAHTKLVNEVISQLMGRFKPDVPLIKKRIEDLLAREYLERVEGDSSTYRYLA; from the exons ATGGCATCGAGAACCAACAAGATCAGGCCCATAAGGAAG CCGATAACGAATCGAGACCAGAGCGAGTTCGAGCCATGCTGGGCCCTTTTGCGCGACGCCATGACCGATATTCACCTACAGAACGCCGGCCGTCTGTCCTTCGAACAACTATACCGAGCTTCATACAAGATTGTGCTTCGGAAGAAGGGCGCCCTACTCTACGAGAGGGTTAGAGACTTTGAGCAGGAGTGGTTCCGAGATCACATCATGCCGAACATCGCCGCCCTGATCACCAAGAACCTGATCAACATATCGCTGCTTCAGCACCCGGGGTCGAGTTCACATGAGCGCAGGGAGATGGGCGAAAAGTTCCTGCGCGGAATACGAGACTCATGGACGGATCACAATAGGTCTATGAACATGATTGCGGATGTGCTCATGTATCTCGACCGTGTCTATACCCTAGAGACGAAGCAGCCCTCTCTGTTTGCCGTTACAATTGGTCTCTTCCGGAACAATGTCCTCCGGAGCCACATTGGCGCCGCCGCAGAAGACATCGAGCAAGACTTTGTCGTCTTTGACATTCTCTGCGCCGTCATATTGGACCTGATCAACATGGAGCGCGACGGCGATATCATCAACCGAAACCTAGTGCGCAAAATAACTGCGATGCTTGAGAGCTTATACGAGACAGATGACGAGATCGAAAACCATCGGCTTTACCTAACCCTTTTCGAACCTCGGTATCTCGAGGCAAGCACCGAGTTTTACCGTAAAGAGTGTGAGAAGCTGGTCCAGGAAGCAAATTGCAGCACGTGGCTCCGCCATGCCCAACGGCGACTAAACGAGGAGCGCGAGCGATGTGGTACTACCCTATCAATTATGACGACCGACAAAATCGCGAGTGTTGTGGAGAAGGAGCTCATCGAGGCAAAGCTCGATGTCTTTCTGGCCATGGAGGGGAGCGGCCTGAAGCCCATGATCGACAATGATCGCTTGGACGACCTTTCGATCCTGTACCAACTCATATCCAGAGTGGACAGTACGAAATCGGCGCTAAAGGTTATTCTACAACGTAGAGTGCGGGAGCTTGGACTGGAGATTGAGAAGGCGCTCAAGAACACAGACTTTTCCGTCGCTGGTGCAGCTGCTGGGGATGGTGAGGATGCTGGCGAAGCGGCAGAGAAGGCCAAACCCCAGACCTTGAATCCGGCTCAGCAGCAAACCGCTGCCGCTATCAAGTGGGTGGACGACGTATTGCAGCTTAAGGACAAGTTCGACAGAATATTGTCCGATTGCTTCTGCGATGATCTCCTGCTACAGTCCGCTATCACACGAAGCTTCTCCGACTTCATCAACTCTTTCAATCGCAGTTCTGAATATGTTTCTCTATTCATTGATGACAACCTCAAACGCGGCATCAAGACCAAGACGGAAGCCGAAGTAGACGCTGTCTTGGATAAAGCCATCGTTCTTCTCAGATATCTTACAGATCGAGACATGTTCGAAAGGTATTACCAGAAACATCTGGCCAAGCGGCTACTGCATGGGAAGTCTGAAATCCATACCGAGAAGGAGATGGTATCCCGTATGAAGTCAGAAATGGGCAATCATTTCACATCCAAGTTTGAAGGCATGTTCAAGGACATGGAGTTGTCCAAGGACCTAACCGACAACTACCGTGACCATATCGCCAGTTTAGGTGATGCCGACTATAAGATGGTTGACCTCAACATCAACGTCCTGACCACCAACAACTGGCCACCCGAGGTAATGGGTGGTGGTACGTCGAAGGGAGAAGGGGCGAAACTGGATTGCTTCTATCCACCCGAAATCAAGCGGCTCCAGGAGAGCTTTTACAAGTACTACCTGAAGGACAGGAGCGGCCGTGTTCTTACATGGGTTAGCTCGGCGGGCAATGCGGACATCAAGTGTGTGTTCCCCAAGGTTCCGGGCAAGGAGACTGGACCTTTGAGCAAGGAAAGGCGGTATGAGCTAAACGTCTCGACGTATGGCATGATTGTGCTTATGCTGTTCAACGATCTCGTGGACGGCGAAAGTTTGAGCTTCGACGAGATCCAAGCCAAGACGAACATTCCGGCACCAGAGCTCATGCGGACACTGGCTTCACTTTCGAGTGTTCCCAAGTGCAGGGTACTGCTAAAGGAACCGGCCACAAAGAACGTCAAAAATACCGACAAGTTCTCTTACAACGCACAGTTTGTGAGTAAGGCTATCAGGATCAAAGCTCCCGTTATAAGCAGCATTTCCAAGGTCGAGGGAGACGAGGAGCGAAAGGAGACGGAAAGGAAGAATGATCAGACGCGCGCTCATGTTATCGATGCGGCGGTTGTCAGAATTATGAA GCAACGCAAGTTACTGGCCCACACCAAGCTCGTAAACGAGGTGATCTCGCAACTCATGGGCCGCTTCAAGCCCGACGTACCGCTAATCAAGAAACGGATCGAGGACCTCCTGGCGAGAGAGTACCTGGAGCGGGTTGAAGGTGACTCGTCAACGTACCGATACTTGGCTTAG